A single genomic interval of Nitrospirota bacterium harbors:
- a CDS encoding hemerythrin domain-containing protein, translating into MDIVKHLEEDHKRIIKIVNQLPAALLKAKQSLETLLTVSNDLEKELTRHEKIEDDLLFPALREKISKQTLQTLTDEHAESKKARDLFIATIAEVKNLGENKPPEKIKEMSNHGYKLMRILSTHLTREDQLLFPMAKSILSNELSEELEKQSLSF; encoded by the coding sequence ATGGACATTGTTAAGCATCTGGAAGAGGACCACAAGCGGATTATCAAAATAGTCAACCAGCTGCCAGCCGCTCTGTTAAAAGCGAAACAGAGCCTGGAGACGCTTCTCACGGTTTCTAATGATCTCGAAAAAGAACTCACCCGGCATGAAAAGATTGAAGACGATCTATTGTTCCCCGCCCTCCGTGAAAAAATATCGAAACAAACACTTCAAACATTAACGGACGAACATGCCGAGTCCAAAAAGGCCCGCGACCTTTTTATTGCGACCATTGCCGAAGTCAAAAACCTGGGAGAGAATAAACCTCCTGAAAAAATTAAAGAAATGAGCAATCACGGATATAAATTGATGCGCATTCTTTCCACGCACCTCACCAGGGAAGATCAGCTCCTTTTCCCAATGGCTAAATCTATTCTATCGAACGAGCTGTCGGAAGAACTGGAAAAACAATCCCTGAGTTTTTAG
- a CDS encoding DUF58 domain-containing protein, translated as MKPLKLSFRSRSLVVTSLGTRFIFLMLAIGIAAINTGNNLLYLLLAMMLSLVVISGILSEACLNRLRFKRFLPEAIYAGIPAHIRLVIYNDKTFVPSFSLHVKDSLEGFSDAVIRDKYFFKLPPLTFQERTYTIFFSKRGVFPLRGVSFSTRFPFGVFLKSREEEEANLTQLVVFPRTFRVSSPGKEFANRRGAPMVLRKGQSSSLHQVRSYLPGDDARFIHWKISAKKNKLMVREYEDEEEKEIAIRLSNTLGGLPSKEVLDRFEKGIELAASFSRHYIERGYQVSLFSDQNRLPPGKGSFHLKEILTFLAFLKISHQKEPLFSFREAAVPTIFISPLQPVQLNEWANFKVFRPEDIDRLAYWEPE; from the coding sequence ATGAAGCCTCTTAAACTTTCTTTCAGGTCAAGATCTCTGGTCGTAACCTCTTTAGGGACCCGTTTCATTTTTTTAATGCTGGCTATCGGGATTGCCGCGATCAATACCGGAAATAATCTTCTTTATTTGCTTCTTGCCATGATGCTAAGCCTTGTGGTGATTTCGGGAATTTTGTCTGAAGCATGTCTCAATCGACTCCGTTTTAAGCGGTTTCTTCCGGAGGCCATTTATGCGGGCATACCCGCTCACATCAGGCTGGTGATCTATAACGATAAGACCTTCGTCCCATCCTTTTCGCTTCATGTTAAAGATTCTCTCGAAGGGTTTTCAGACGCCGTGATAAGGGATAAATACTTCTTCAAACTTCCTCCATTAACTTTTCAAGAACGGACGTATACCATTTTTTTCAGTAAGCGGGGTGTTTTCCCTCTTCGGGGTGTTTCTTTTTCGACGCGTTTCCCTTTTGGCGTTTTCTTAAAGAGCAGGGAGGAAGAGGAGGCTAACCTGACACAACTCGTGGTTTTTCCGAGAACCTTTAGAGTTTCTTCCCCGGGAAAGGAATTCGCCAATCGCCGGGGCGCGCCAATGGTCCTGCGAAAAGGCCAAAGCAGTTCGCTTCACCAGGTCCGTTCCTATTTACCCGGGGACGACGCGAGATTTATTCATTGGAAAATTTCCGCCAAGAAAAACAAGCTTATGGTGCGTGAATACGAAGATGAGGAAGAAAAGGAAATAGCGATAAGGCTTTCCAATACGCTCGGCGGTCTCCCTTCAAAAGAGGTTTTGGACCGGTTTGAAAAAGGAATTGAGCTTGCGGCTTCATTTTCACGTCATTATATTGAGCGAGGCTATCAGGTTTCACTTTTTTCAGATCAAAACCGCCTTCCACCAGGGAAGGGCTCATTCCATCTGAAGGAAATTCTAACGTTTCTGGCCTTTCTCAAAATCAGCCATCAAAAGGAGCCTCTTTTCAGTTTCAGAGAGGCCGCAGTTCCCACCATTTTCATTTCACCTCTCCAGCCGGTTCAACTTAACGAATGGGCTAATTTTAAGGTTTTTCGGCCCGAAGACATTGACAGACTTGCTTATTGGGAGCCGGAATGA
- a CDS encoding DUF3488 domain-containing protein: MKFRTSFLLSVHLMALASVQALIQTNELPVVFSVFMVLVILFSFVLNLRYKTLYFPKIVINSAILSAFILFVIDGVMVSKNLLLASAHFLNLLLVIKLFTLKRSKDYIQLFLVSFLQILAASALNSHLSFAFSLLSYLMVATWGMILYQMKAEIEERNRLYGFRQGVMVPETFESEEVITLPFFLTTVGVGLFSFCFTVLIFFIIPRVGTGFLQKKEGEEIRTTGFSERVDFGKMAPVKLDPTVVMRVLLSPAGRKIYIKGASFNVYDGTAWRNTLLMKRSFSAGEAIFQEPVVRVSGEEPVPATEIFQEYIIEPMDTLALFAVAQPLRLEAPFNHFTVDEMGNLSLQFSFGFKLSYRVSSLISVLSAGDKRIKKPELPKKGGGLTYLEFTFSEKERLIQLARSVTNSSQTVFETVQSIERYLKENYAYSLNVTPSKNHAPIEDFLFYQKKGYCEHFATAMVLMLRSLGIPSRLATGFFPEEWNPYGNYYTVRQSDAHAWVEVYFPQSGWITFDPTPSAPFKPMAASFSAQIKKNLLPLEQFMDALKMKWDRYVIHYSMKDQLEMAGEVQKKGTLTGEFLKNETEAFVKGLARFKKHAKLTFGFFSVALLIGITLKLFLFLRKRFNHRADQKEMISFYPGLLRILSRHRLHKSPYQTPYEFLRESSDTLCRIGNPFFHGAEWLTHLYYRISFGGATPSEEEKTKTKEILQNLREYVPPSHST, translated from the coding sequence ATGAAATTTAGAACCTCTTTTTTACTTTCGGTCCATTTGATGGCATTGGCGAGCGTTCAGGCCCTGATTCAAACCAATGAGCTCCCCGTTGTTTTTTCGGTTTTCATGGTATTGGTCATTTTGTTCAGCTTCGTCCTGAATCTCAGATATAAAACGCTCTATTTTCCAAAAATCGTCATCAATTCCGCTATTTTATCCGCGTTTATCCTTTTTGTTATTGATGGGGTGATGGTTTCAAAGAACCTTTTATTGGCCAGCGCTCATTTTCTAAATCTTTTGTTAGTCATAAAACTTTTTACCTTGAAGCGTTCGAAAGATTACATCCAGCTCTTTTTGGTCAGTTTTCTTCAAATTCTTGCCGCATCGGCGCTGAACAGCCATCTCTCTTTTGCCTTTTCCCTTCTTTCTTATTTAATGGTGGCGACCTGGGGAATGATTTTGTATCAGATGAAGGCGGAAATCGAGGAGAGAAATCGTTTATATGGATTTCGCCAGGGGGTGATGGTTCCGGAGACCTTTGAATCCGAGGAGGTGATCACCCTTCCTTTTTTTCTTACGACCGTAGGGGTAGGGCTTTTTTCATTTTGTTTTACGGTTCTTATTTTTTTTATCATTCCCAGAGTGGGAACCGGATTCCTCCAAAAAAAAGAGGGTGAGGAGATTCGGACCACGGGTTTCTCGGAACGAGTCGATTTTGGCAAGATGGCGCCGGTAAAACTTGACCCCACTGTTGTGATGCGGGTTTTATTATCGCCGGCCGGCCGGAAAATTTATATCAAAGGGGCTTCATTTAATGTCTATGATGGGACAGCCTGGAGAAATACCCTTCTTATGAAACGGTCTTTTTCGGCCGGTGAAGCGATTTTTCAGGAGCCGGTCGTCAGAGTCTCCGGCGAAGAGCCCGTTCCGGCCACCGAGATCTTTCAGGAATATATTATTGAACCGATGGATACATTAGCTCTATTTGCCGTGGCTCAGCCCCTTCGTTTAGAGGCTCCCTTTAACCATTTCACAGTCGACGAAATGGGAAACCTTTCCCTGCAGTTTTCTTTTGGATTTAAATTATCTTACAGGGTTTCCTCGCTGATTTCCGTTCTTTCCGCGGGAGATAAACGAATAAAAAAACCCGAGCTTCCTAAAAAGGGGGGAGGCCTGACTTATCTTGAATTTACTTTTTCTGAAAAAGAACGACTCATTCAGCTGGCGCGATCCGTCACGAATTCCTCTCAAACTGTTTTTGAAACAGTTCAATCGATTGAGAGGTATTTGAAGGAAAATTATGCGTATTCGCTTAACGTCACGCCCTCAAAAAATCACGCGCCAATCGAGGATTTTCTATTTTACCAGAAAAAGGGATATTGTGAACACTTTGCGACAGCGATGGTTTTAATGTTGCGGAGCCTTGGCATTCCTTCCCGCCTGGCGACCGGTTTTTTCCCGGAAGAATGGAACCCCTACGGAAACTATTACACGGTGCGGCAAAGTGACGCCCATGCGTGGGTTGAAGTCTATTTTCCTCAAAGCGGATGGATTACTTTTGATCCAACGCCTTCGGCTCCCTTTAAACCAATGGCGGCCTCCTTTTCCGCCCAGATCAAAAAAAATCTTCTTCCGCTTGAACAATTTATGGATGCCCTGAAAATGAAGTGGGACCGATATGTCATCCATTACTCGATGAAGGATCAACTTGAAATGGCCGGAGAGGTCCAAAAAAAGGGAACCCTGACAGGAGAGTTTCTTAAAAATGAAACTGAGGCGTTTGTAAAGGGATTGGCCCGATTTAAAAAACATGCTAAATTGACGTTTGGTTTTTTCTCCGTAGCGCTTTTGATTGGAATAACGTTAAAGCTATTTCTTTTTTTGCGTAAAAGATTTAATCATAGAGCCGATCAAAAAGAGATGATTTCGTTTTATCCGGGTTTACTCCGAATTCTTTCCCGGCACCGCCTACACAAGAGCCCGTATCAAACACCGTATGAATTTCTAAGAGAATCTTCAGACACCTTATGCCGAATCGGGAATCCCTTTTTTCATGGAGCGGAATGGTTAACTCATCTATATTACAGGATCAGCTTTGGAGGGGCGACGCCTTCAGAGGAAGAAAAAACGAAGACGAAAGAGATTTTACAAAATCTTAGAGAATACGTCCCCCCTTCACATTCCACCTAG
- a CDS encoding carboxypeptidase regulatory-like domain-containing protein, whose translation MSKMGRKNLSWVTLIVFFVIAMVPLLMFVGCGSSSSNTGTGTVSGVITDSSGAPIGGATVVAGTSSPTAITDKDGNFTIAGVPSGTVSINAISPGYNTNNFTVVVFDNTTTTIYHPIHLPDIDDFGNAPMMTNAGAPFSGGVFAVTATINATTSCLITCTIVDARAELVGYGVGTVLNGSGSTYTGTITLPASFVGPSALIKIFAIDNMGRVGATLVVVPVPGASGSGNFTASTINGNWGGSAEYHRAAFGGSDRVGDKRRANLSFTMTPGGNVTGKSAIVDLERYFAGSTWSVITSSFNGTSTLIDANLGIYQMTSSYALSTNRTLNLTMTGKLNSATSPSYFVGYFQATITDTTHPAVNIFGHFELDKNLTWATSDLAANWVWSSFIRTSSFNLTYTNPFQYNSAFTLNGTGDITPAGTGEETLYATTNTLGTSTPITVIDPSLGIFHGVMYSSTYGTNRSVTGLLGPAKKHVLGFEVTSKANETAYGTFWGSKIATPPHYAAADFAEKRHDGALINSIWRGFYYVTGSNHTNAICYLSLWMNPSGNVVGGKISSLWGSCPSVTRFTGGSLSFADTTDGRVSGSATDGSTTFTIAPTSPRNASMGVYKERLVGDFSVNNGGTDTGFFFLARTLIE comes from the coding sequence ATGAGTAAAATGGGAAGGAAAAATTTGTCATGGGTCACATTGATCGTTTTTTTCGTTATAGCGATGGTTCCTCTACTGATGTTCGTGGGTTGCGGAAGCTCCAGCAGCAATACAGGAACGGGTACGGTCTCTGGCGTTATTACCGATTCTAGCGGCGCGCCGATTGGAGGAGCGACGGTGGTTGCTGGAACCAGCTCTCCTACCGCTATAACCGATAAAGACGGGAATTTCACAATTGCCGGAGTCCCAAGCGGTACGGTTTCCATCAACGCAATATCCCCCGGGTATAATACGAATAATTTCACAGTGGTTGTGTTTGATAATACGACCACGACGATCTACCATCCGATCCATTTGCCGGATATAGATGATTTTGGCAATGCCCCCATGATGACTAACGCTGGCGCACCGTTCAGCGGTGGCGTTTTTGCGGTCACAGCGACCATTAACGCAACAACCAGTTGTCTTATAACCTGTACAATCGTCGATGCGAGAGCGGAGTTAGTCGGTTATGGCGTGGGTACCGTATTAAATGGCAGCGGATCAACCTATACGGGGACGATCACGTTACCTGCCAGTTTTGTCGGTCCTTCCGCACTCATCAAGATTTTTGCGATAGATAACATGGGAAGAGTGGGAGCAACGCTTGTCGTGGTCCCGGTTCCAGGCGCCTCCGGTTCAGGGAATTTTACCGCTTCGACCATTAATGGAAATTGGGGCGGTAGTGCAGAGTACCACCGGGCTGCTTTTGGGGGAAGTGATCGAGTGGGAGATAAAAGGAGGGCTAACCTGAGCTTTACGATGACTCCGGGTGGAAACGTGACGGGAAAATCTGCAATCGTCGATTTGGAGAGGTATTTTGCGGGTTCCACATGGAGTGTGATTACCAGCAGTTTCAATGGGACTTCAACCCTTATTGATGCAAATCTGGGTATCTATCAGATGACTTCATCCTATGCTCTAAGCACAAATCGAACCCTTAACTTGACCATGACGGGTAAACTCAATTCCGCTACGAGTCCCTCTTATTTTGTTGGATATTTCCAGGCTACGATCACGGATACGACTCATCCGGCCGTTAATATCTTTGGACATTTCGAACTGGATAAGAATTTGACCTGGGCGACCTCGGACCTGGCTGCCAATTGGGTCTGGTCATCGTTTATTAGAACCAGTTCATTTAATTTAACCTATACCAATCCCTTCCAATATAACAGCGCCTTTACGTTAAACGGAACCGGAGATATCACACCGGCGGGTACGGGTGAAGAAACGTTATACGCGACTACCAATACTCTCGGCACCTCGACGCCCATTACAGTCATTGATCCCAGCCTTGGGATATTCCATGGGGTGATGTACTCTTCGACCTATGGCACGAATAGATCCGTCACGGGATTACTTGGACCGGCAAAAAAACATGTATTGGGGTTTGAAGTTACTTCAAAAGCCAACGAAACAGCCTATGGAACCTTCTGGGGAAGCAAAATTGCCACGCCTCCTCACTATGCCGCTGCCGATTTTGCTGAAAAGCGGCATGATGGAGCGTTGATCAATTCAATCTGGAGAGGATTTTATTATGTCACTGGATCCAATCACACGAATGCGATCTGTTACTTGAGTTTGTGGATGAATCCCTCTGGAAATGTGGTTGGCGGAAAGATATCATCACTATGGGGGTCCTGTCCTTCGGTGACCCGGTTCACAGGTGGAAGCCTCAGTTTTGCTGATACTACGGATGGACGGGTAAGCGGCAGTGCTACAGACGGTTCCACCACGTTTACCATTGCACCGACAAGCCCCAGAAATGCCTCCATGGGAGTTTACAAAGAAAGGCTGGTAGGGGATTTTTCAGTCAATAATGGCGGAACCGATACTGGATTTTTCTTCCTGGCCAGGACGTTAATCGAATAG
- a CDS encoding MoxR family ATPase, giving the protein MSIDKRIGLLVENIEKIVTGKAEAVKMAIVTLLAKGHLLIEDVPGVGKTTLAEALSRSIDCSFKRIQFTSDLLPSDILGVSIYNQQKHQFEFTPGPIFSNIILADEINRTTPKTQSCLLESMSEAKVSIENKTFSLPQPFMVVATQNPIEYQGTYPLPESQLDRFLLCLTMGYPSKQDEKKILISQIFSHPVDHLKPVLTSRDVLELQERVLEVKMAESLVDYILAIVEATRRSDLFNLGVSTRGTTYLYRAVQALAFVEGRSYGIPDDVKRLVPLVFSHRVILNRENSTKDKRFDSHPIYTILQGIPVPL; this is encoded by the coding sequence ATGAGTATAGATAAAAGGATTGGATTATTAGTTGAAAACATTGAAAAAATAGTAACCGGGAAGGCAGAGGCAGTCAAAATGGCGATTGTCACTCTTTTGGCGAAAGGGCATCTATTGATTGAGGATGTGCCCGGGGTAGGAAAAACAACTCTGGCAGAAGCCCTTTCTCGTTCGATCGATTGTTCTTTTAAACGGATTCAATTTACAAGCGATCTGCTCCCTTCTGATATCTTGGGCGTTTCGATTTACAATCAACAAAAACATCAATTTGAATTTACCCCCGGGCCCATATTCTCAAACATTATTCTGGCTGATGAAATTAATCGGACGACGCCCAAAACCCAGAGCTGTTTGCTGGAATCGATGAGTGAAGCCAAGGTTTCGATCGAAAATAAAACCTTTTCTCTCCCCCAGCCGTTTATGGTGGTTGCCACCCAAAATCCCATTGAATATCAAGGGACTTATCCCTTGCCGGAGTCACAGCTAGACCGGTTTTTGTTATGCCTTACGATGGGGTACCCCTCCAAACAAGACGAAAAGAAAATTCTGATATCCCAGATTTTTTCTCATCCGGTTGATCACCTGAAGCCGGTATTGACGAGCAGGGATGTGCTGGAGCTGCAGGAAAGGGTTTTGGAGGTGAAAATGGCGGAATCTCTCGTGGACTATATTCTGGCCATTGTTGAAGCAACACGTCGTTCCGATCTTTTTAACCTGGGGGTCAGCACCCGCGGCACAACCTATTTATACCGGGCTGTTCAGGCGCTTGCGTTTGTTGAAGGCCGGTCGTATGGGATTCCGGATGATGTTAAACGCCTTGTTCCTCTCGTCTTTTCTCACCGGGTGATTCTAAACCGGGAAAATTCGACAAAAGACAAAAGATTTGACTCTCACCCGATTTATACCATTTTACAGGGAATTCCTGTCCCGTTATAA
- a CDS encoding amidohydrolase yields the protein MIAIDMHVHPGTREYLVDAGGRYMENALKYFRQKTEPVSVDDMAAYYKKIDMMGVVLAWDAETHTGLPAVTNDYIAGMVKRYPGVFIGFGSVDPWKGKLAVFEAERAVCELKLKGLKFHPICQGFYPNERRFYPLWETCASLKIPVLFHTGTTGVGAGVPGGDGLQLKYGQPIPYLDDIAADFPNLTIIGAHPSFPWQDEMLAVAVHKTNVYIDLSGWSPKYFSPALIQYSNSILQDRVLFGSDYPFLTPERWMEDFEKAGFKPQVREKILLLNAKRLLQLP from the coding sequence ATGATCGCAATTGATATGCATGTTCATCCGGGAACGAGGGAATATCTGGTTGATGCCGGAGGCCGTTATATGGAGAATGCTCTGAAGTATTTCCGGCAGAAAACTGAGCCGGTTTCGGTCGACGACATGGCCGCGTATTATAAAAAAATCGATATGATGGGGGTCGTTCTGGCCTGGGATGCTGAAACCCATACGGGACTTCCTGCGGTAACAAACGATTATATTGCGGGTATGGTTAAGCGTTATCCCGGGGTCTTTATTGGATTTGGGAGCGTTGATCCATGGAAAGGAAAATTGGCCGTATTTGAAGCTGAACGTGCCGTTTGCGAATTAAAATTAAAGGGATTAAAGTTTCATCCGATTTGTCAGGGTTTTTACCCCAATGAACGAAGGTTTTATCCTTTATGGGAAACCTGCGCTTCGTTGAAGATTCCGGTATTGTTTCATACCGGCACCACCGGGGTGGGAGCTGGTGTGCCGGGGGGGGACGGCCTGCAGTTAAAATATGGTCAGCCCATTCCCTATCTTGATGATATTGCCGCAGATTTCCCAAATTTGACCATCATAGGCGCTCACCCTTCATTTCCCTGGCAGGACGAAATGTTGGCGGTTGCTGTGCATAAAACAAATGTTTATATCGATCTTTCGGGTTGGTCTCCAAAATATTTTTCCCCGGCGTTAATCCAATATTCCAATTCTATTCTGCAGGATCGGGTTCTTTTTGGGTCAGATTATCCTTTTCTGACCCCTGAAAGGTGGATGGAAGATTTTGAAAAAGCGGGGTTTAAGCCACAGGTTCGTGAAAAAATATTGCTCCTTAACGCCAAAAGGTTGCTTCAGCTTCCTTAA